The Methyloferula stellata AR4 genome includes a window with the following:
- a CDS encoding GMC family oxidoreductase — translation MAGADTAEDFGTYDYIVVGAGSAGCVLANRLSADPANRVLVLEAGGHDNWIWFHIPAGYLFAIGNPRADWMFKTVAEPGLNGRALAYPRGKVIGGSSSINAMIYMRGQAADYDGWRQLGLEGWSWADTLPYFLKHEDHFAPANEFHGHGGEWRVEPPRIRWAVLDAIRDAAEDAGIQKIADFNTGDNEGSSYFQVNQRRGRRWSAARGFLKPILKRQNMRLETGVHVEHVAIENQRAGGVIFSRNGRRFIACARREVVLSAGAVATPKLLELSGVGDAARLQSLGVKVHLHAPGVGENLQDHLQIRPVYKVTGIPTLNLRYANLVKRGWMGIEYALFRTGPLTMAPSQVGMFTKSSPDYATANLEYHFQPLSLDAWGMGLHPFEAFTASVCNLRPSSRGSVHAVSPDPLSPPEIRPNYLSTEEDRRVAVDALKLTRRIIAQAPLARFQPEEYLPGPAAQSDEDLLKAAGAIGTTIFHPVGTARMGADHDEGAVLDARLRVRGITGLRVIDASAMPRITSGNTNSPTMMIAEKGAAMILEDARNGQ, via the coding sequence ATGGCAGGCGCCGACACGGCCGAGGATTTTGGAACCTACGATTACATTGTCGTCGGCGCCGGTTCGGCAGGCTGTGTTTTGGCGAACCGGCTTTCGGCCGATCCGGCAAACCGCGTGCTTGTGCTGGAAGCCGGCGGCCATGACAATTGGATCTGGTTTCACATTCCGGCCGGCTATCTCTTTGCGATCGGAAATCCCCGCGCCGACTGGATGTTCAAGACGGTGGCGGAGCCTGGCCTCAACGGGCGCGCACTCGCCTACCCCCGCGGCAAGGTGATCGGCGGCTCGTCATCCATCAATGCGATGATCTATATGCGCGGTCAGGCGGCGGATTACGACGGCTGGCGCCAACTCGGGTTGGAGGGCTGGAGCTGGGCCGACACGTTGCCCTATTTCCTGAAACATGAGGATCACTTCGCACCGGCGAATGAATTTCATGGCCATGGCGGCGAGTGGCGCGTCGAGCCGCCGCGAATCCGATGGGCCGTGCTCGATGCGATACGCGATGCGGCAGAGGATGCGGGGATTCAAAAAATCGCCGATTTCAATACAGGCGACAACGAAGGCTCATCCTATTTCCAGGTCAACCAGCGGCGCGGCCGGCGCTGGAGCGCGGCGCGGGGTTTTCTGAAACCGATCCTGAAACGTCAAAACATGAGGCTGGAGACCGGCGTTCACGTCGAGCACGTCGCAATCGAGAACCAACGCGCGGGAGGGGTCATTTTCTCGCGCAACGGACGACGCTTTATCGCCTGCGCACGGCGAGAGGTCGTGCTGTCGGCTGGCGCCGTCGCCACGCCGAAATTGCTTGAATTGTCCGGCGTCGGCGATGCGGCGCGGCTGCAAAGTCTCGGCGTTAAGGTTCATCTTCACGCGCCCGGCGTCGGCGAAAACCTCCAGGATCATCTGCAAATCCGGCCGGTCTATAAGGTGACGGGCATTCCGACTCTCAACCTGCGCTATGCCAATCTCGTGAAGCGCGGCTGGATGGGGATCGAATATGCTCTGTTTCGCACCGGCCCTTTGACCATGGCGCCGAGCCAGGTCGGCATGTTCACCAAATCCTCCCCTGACTATGCGACGGCCAATCTCGAATATCATTTCCAGCCGCTCTCGCTCGATGCCTGGGGCATGGGGCTCCATCCTTTCGAGGCCTTCACGGCGAGCGTCTGCAACCTGCGCCCGTCGAGCCGTGGCTCGGTCCATGCCGTCAGCCCGGACCCTCTATCGCCGCCCGAAATCAGGCCCAATTATCTGTCGACGGAGGAAGATCGCCGCGTCGCGGTCGATGCATTGAAGCTGACGCGCCGAATCATCGCGCAGGCGCCGCTCGCGCGCTTCCAGCCGGAAGAATATTTGCCCGGCCCCGCTGCGCAGAGCGACGAAGATCTCCTGAAAGCGGCTGGCGCGATCGGCACGACGATCTTCCATCCTGTCGGCACGGCGCGCATGGGCGCCGATCATGACGAGGGCGCGGTGCTTGACGCGCGCCTGCGGGTGCGCGGGATTACGGGCTTGCGGGTGATCGATGCTTCCGCCATGCCGCGCATCACCTCCGGCAACACGAACTCGCCGACGATGATGATTGCCGAAAAAGGCGCGGCGATGATCCTGGAGGATGCACGGAATGGACAATGA
- a CDS encoding GNAT family N-acetyltransferase gives MDNETATSLSVRPADEADIDAIGRINQTVQRLHAELEPELFKAVTDEVEVSAYFAAQLSAPQHQFRVAEIDGLIAGYVWFEKQETADTPFTFPTRRFYVHHIAVDTAARRRGVASALLRNIEAEARAEGITKLVLATWATNQVAQAFFTSQSFRPFILMLQKNFV, from the coding sequence ATGGACAATGAGACGGCCACATCCCTTTCGGTGCGCCCCGCCGATGAGGCCGACATAGATGCGATCGGCCGCATCAATCAAACGGTTCAGCGTTTGCACGCGGAGCTGGAACCCGAGCTTTTCAAAGCCGTCACGGATGAGGTCGAGGTTTCGGCCTATTTTGCCGCGCAACTCTCGGCCCCGCAGCATCAGTTTCGCGTCGCCGAGATCGACGGCTTGATCGCCGGCTATGTCTGGTTCGAGAAACAAGAGACCGCGGATACGCCTTTCACATTCCCGACGCGACGCTTCTATGTGCATCATATCGCCGTCGACACGGCGGCGCGGCGGCGCGGTGTGGCCTCCGCTCTTCTAAGAAACATCGAGGCCGAAGCCCGCGCCGAGGGTATCACCAAACTCGTGCTTGCCACTTGGGCGACGAACCAAGTCGCGCAAGCCTTTTTCACCTCTCAGAGCTTCCGGCCCTTTATTCTTATGCTGCAGAAGAACTTCGTTTAA